A region of Culicoides brevitarsis isolate CSIRO-B50_1 chromosome 1, AGI_CSIRO_Cbre_v1, whole genome shotgun sequence DNA encodes the following proteins:
- the LOC134827785 gene encoding lactosylceramide 1,3-N-acetyl-beta-D-glucosaminyltransferase A-like, with protein MALKWLKYFCPNARYLLKVDDDVAINTPRILNSIKKGDFGEKKDLLLCRYMRSPQPVIREKTNKWFVTYEEYPAEKFPQYCSGYAIFYSSSAAIKIYEASQTLKYFWIEDVFVTGIARQKAGIQGTNIMFYAQFHLDKAKLLMSLSEEYRNSFILAANFAPASIREIWATLLTSRN; from the coding sequence ATGGCCCTAAAATGGTTAAAAtacttttgtcccaatgcgAGATATTTGTTAAAAGTAGATGACGATGTTGCCATTAACACTCCTCGGATACtaaattctatcaaaaaagGTGACTTTGGTGAGAAAAAAGACCTTTTACTTTGTCGTTACATGCGAAGTCCTCAACCAGTGATTAGagaaaaaaccaacaaatggTTCGTCACTTACGAAGAATATCCAGCTGAAAAATTTCCACAATACTGTTCAGGATATGCGATTTTTTATTCCTCAAGtgctgcaataaaaatttatgaagcaagtcaaactttgaaatatttctggATTGAAGATGTTTTTGTGACGGGAATCGCGCGACAAAAAGCTGGAATCCAAGGCACCAATATCATGTTTTATGCGCAATTCCATCTGGATAAAGCAAAGTTATTGATGTCACTGAGCGAAGAATATCGAAATTCGTTCATTTTGGCAGCCAATTTTGCTCCTGCTTCGATACGAGAAATTTGGGCAACATTGTTGACGAGCAGAAACTAA